One Synechococcus sp. MU1617 genomic region harbors:
- a CDS encoding autotransporter domain-containing protein encodes MFALLLGGAQASWAQQEGLECDPEITAAESVKLGTGNLTCTGPGSQTVNSIAGQNGKVNVITLQGGAELTVTNNVALDQQGGNSGNTKKGNTIDIDSNSSLLIKGKLKNHKTNTQGNPDVITNAGTLTVEGATDMYQWNDQITNSGTAEFTGLAMGSGDDTVTNEASGDLTVTGDLNLKMGADTVANHGEMTVTGDITDVNQGSCGGAADSDQCGNSNDDTIINNKALAVSGDIVLGSGAPCTNCGKNNEKEDPKFKNWSDNDTLNNSGTLTVANINFEKQVATGTDADTLINSGTLTATGNITFGRDGDTLTNTGALDVDGGIDFGSGNDTFSTGYGFNVGGIIDGGSGTNALEFGEKLDHYFDGGSEATGEVKASDFKNWTKGYQLGGNWDFDGDFSDDGADNPRIHTFILRDGTFRARDNNPPKFNIFEMDGGYIDFVKTVDDKPSLSVKESFEYKKGALYIDARDVPSSPDNAPVWKVIEGPMINAEGLANNTLLVTSSGARNGGAAFRFTGLASQGYLTNEGDSGTVAEYPFHYAYLASDSVGRAACEDGDCGKDFDVRLVPRQSPIDPDPETEYCEENPDDPLCNGTIKPDPDPEFCEENPDAEECKEKPKPEPDPQPELPGCEDEGLCEIFPPSPDPEDPDPEDDEVEEIVDILVEEVHGPDPDFELPLLMDWGELARLIGSGLAPRNVDAAGRGLALYNNLLVDAVFDRQPLRQFEELLIAEEVVEGSVVEEEAVIEEAAPVQPLWLKSDELADEAATAYVEGAVAEVEDADAAIARGIEEEAVIVEFDGVSYVDLQDVELDLAKRDGVSAWVKGFGGNSRADDSSILYNDYDLDAYGTSFGVDVALSETFQIGAYANYGDVNVHHRSGDTGGGSWNPEGWGGGLTAQYSTRHFYVQGLLGASEFSGEQSRNILQINNDLGGNTAKGDKSVTSYLGALRIGAPFKTGGVVLEPQGQVVWTRNHEQGFSESHGTEKNLRLKYKSRTTNFAETELGMKLSVPIRTGDRALLVPSLRAAWLADWNQGNEGQEIGYNFTKKTVNFDSQLGTENGALLEAGLDYTVQNFNGISVKLYGRGGMEFWASDRGTTWRASGGVTFQF; translated from the coding sequence TTGTTTGCGTTGCTGTTGGGTGGAGCCCAGGCGTCATGGGCTCAGCAAGAAGGTTTGGAATGCGATCCAGAGATTACGGCCGCCGAGAGTGTGAAGCTTGGAACCGGTAATCTCACTTGCACCGGCCCTGGTTCGCAAACCGTAAATTCGATTGCGGGTCAGAATGGCAAAGTTAATGTAATCACCCTCCAGGGCGGAGCTGAGCTGACTGTTACTAATAATGTGGCGCTAGATCAACAGGGGGGTAATAGTGGGAATACTAAAAAGGGGAATACGATTGACATCGATAGCAATTCCTCGTTGCTGATCAAGGGCAAGCTCAAGAACCATAAAACTAATACCCAGGGCAATCCTGATGTGATCACCAATGCTGGCACCCTCACAGTTGAGGGGGCCACAGATATGTATCAGTGGAATGATCAAATCACGAACAGTGGTACAGCTGAATTCACAGGGCTTGCCATGGGCTCTGGCGATGACACGGTCACCAATGAGGCTTCCGGTGATTTAACGGTGACAGGCGATCTCAACTTGAAGATGGGTGCCGATACAGTTGCCAATCACGGTGAAATGACTGTTACAGGAGATATTACTGATGTTAATCAAGGCTCATGTGGAGGAGCTGCTGATAGCGATCAATGCGGAAACTCGAATGACGATACGATTATTAATAATAAGGCTCTCGCGGTGAGCGGTGATATCGTCCTTGGCTCCGGTGCGCCATGCACAAACTGCGGAAAGAATAACGAGAAGGAGGACCCTAAATTCAAAAACTGGTCTGACAATGATACGCTTAACAACTCAGGCACCCTGACCGTTGCCAATATCAATTTTGAAAAACAGGTAGCCACAGGAACTGATGCTGACACCCTGATTAACAGCGGCACGCTGACGGCCACTGGAAATATCACCTTCGGGCGTGATGGCGACACATTAACGAATACTGGCGCCTTGGATGTTGATGGAGGTATCGACTTTGGCTCCGGTAATGACACGTTTAGCACCGGTTATGGCTTCAATGTGGGTGGCATTATCGATGGTGGTAGTGGGACGAATGCGCTCGAGTTTGGAGAAAAGCTTGACCATTATTTTGATGGTGGAAGCGAGGCTACTGGCGAAGTAAAGGCTTCTGACTTTAAAAATTGGACTAAGGGTTATCAGCTTGGGGGTAACTGGGACTTCGACGGCGATTTCTCTGATGATGGTGCAGATAACCCTAGGATCCATACCTTTATTCTGCGCGATGGCACATTTCGGGCTCGCGATAACAACCCTCCGAAATTTAATATTTTTGAGATGGATGGTGGCTACATCGACTTCGTTAAAACTGTGGACGACAAGCCTTCTCTTTCTGTGAAAGAGTCTTTTGAATACAAGAAAGGCGCGCTCTACATTGATGCTCGTGATGTTCCTAGTTCGCCTGATAATGCGCCTGTATGGAAAGTGATTGAGGGTCCCATGATTAATGCCGAAGGGCTGGCTAATAACACGTTACTGGTCACCAGTAGTGGTGCACGCAATGGTGGAGCAGCTTTTAGATTTACGGGGTTGGCGTCACAAGGATATCTCACAAATGAAGGAGACAGCGGAACAGTTGCTGAATACCCCTTTCACTATGCCTACCTCGCTAGTGATTCTGTTGGTCGCGCCGCTTGTGAGGATGGTGATTGTGGAAAAGACTTTGATGTTCGCTTAGTGCCCAGGCAAAGTCCGATTGATCCTGATCCGGAGACTGAATACTGCGAAGAGAATCCAGATGATCCCCTTTGCAACGGCACTATCAAGCCTGATCCTGATCCAGAATTTTGTGAGGAAAATCCAGATGCGGAGGAGTGCAAGGAGAAGCCAAAGCCTGAGCCTGATCCACAGCCGGAGCTGCCTGGTTGTGAAGACGAAGGCCTTTGTGAGATTTTCCCGCCTAGCCCTGATCCCGAAGATCCCGATCCAGAGGATGATGAAGTTGAAGAGATTGTCGACATTTTGGTCGAGGAAGTTCATGGCCCGGATCCGGATTTTGAACTCCCTCTCCTGATGGATTGGGGTGAGTTAGCCAGGTTGATCGGAAGTGGCTTGGCACCGCGAAATGTTGATGCCGCTGGACGTGGCTTGGCGCTCTACAACAACCTGCTGGTTGATGCGGTGTTTGATCGCCAGCCTTTGCGTCAGTTCGAGGAACTTCTGATTGCAGAAGAGGTTGTTGAGGGGAGCGTTGTGGAAGAGGAGGCCGTGATTGAGGAGGCGGCTCCGGTGCAACCGCTGTGGCTCAAGAGCGATGAGCTCGCTGATGAGGCAGCAACGGCCTATGTCGAAGGAGCCGTTGCAGAGGTTGAGGACGCCGATGCCGCTATTGCCAGGGGAATTGAGGAAGAAGCAGTCATTGTTGAGTTCGATGGCGTCAGTTATGTCGATCTGCAGGACGTCGAGCTCGATTTAGCCAAGCGTGATGGTGTCAGCGCTTGGGTGAAGGGATTTGGCGGCAATAGCCGCGCCGATGATTCGTCAATTCTCTACAACGACTACGACTTGGATGCCTACGGCACCAGTTTTGGTGTGGATGTAGCGCTGAGCGAGACGTTCCAAATCGGTGCTTACGCCAACTATGGCGATGTGAATGTTCACCACCGCAGTGGTGATACCGGTGGCGGCAGCTGGAACCCCGAGGGCTGGGGAGGTGGTTTGACGGCCCAGTACTCCACCCGCCATTTCTATGTGCAGGGCCTGCTGGGTGCGAGTGAATTCAGCGGTGAACAGTCCCGCAACATCTTGCAGATCAACAACGATCTGGGTGGGAATACGGCCAAGGGCGACAAGAGCGTCACCAGTTATCTGGGAGCGCTGCGGATTGGTGCACCGTTCAAGACCGGTGGTGTTGTGCTCGAGCCGCAGGGTCAGGTGGTGTGGACCCGCAACCACGAACAGGGCTTCTCCGAAAGCCATGGAACGGAGAAGAACCTGAGGTTGAAGTACAAGAGCCGCACGACGAACTTTGCCGAGACGGAGCTAGGGATGAAGCTGTCGGTGCCGATCCGCACCGGCGATCGTGCGCTGTTGGTGCCGAGTCTGCGGGCGGCCTGGCTGGCGGATTGGAACCAGGGAAATGAAGGCCAGGAGATTGGCTACAACTTCACCAAGAAAACGGTGAATTTCGATTCACAGCTGGGCACCGAGAACGGCGCCTTGCTTGAGGCGGGTCTGGACTACACGGTGCAGAACTTCAACGGCATCTCGGTGAAGCTGTACGGAAGAGGTGGCATGGAGTTTTGGGCCAGCGACCGTGGCACCACATGGCGCGCGAGCGGAGGTGTCACCTTCCAGTTCTGA
- the plsY gene encoding glycerol-3-phosphate 1-O-acyltransferase PlsY: protein MIQTALTSLLLLAIGYLLGAIPSGYLAGRWLKGIDLRDCGSGSTGATNVLRNVGKGPALVVFLIDVGKGALAVLLAKIVGLSDWLQVLAGLAALAGHIWPVWLGWKGGKAVATGLGMFLGLAWPVGLACFGLFMAVISIFRIVSLSSVVAAIGLPLLMLLSGGSSAYVVVSLVASLMVLWRHRSNIERLLAGTEPKIGQKAKG, encoded by the coding sequence GTGATCCAGACAGCCCTCACCTCACTGCTGCTCCTGGCCATCGGCTACCTGTTGGGAGCCATCCCCAGCGGTTACCTCGCCGGCCGCTGGCTCAAGGGGATCGACCTCAGAGATTGCGGCTCCGGCAGCACCGGCGCCACCAACGTGCTGCGCAACGTGGGCAAGGGCCCGGCCCTGGTGGTGTTCCTGATTGATGTGGGCAAAGGCGCCCTGGCGGTGCTGCTGGCGAAAATCGTTGGCCTCAGCGACTGGCTGCAGGTGCTGGCGGGCTTGGCGGCGTTGGCTGGTCACATCTGGCCGGTGTGGCTGGGCTGGAAGGGCGGCAAGGCGGTGGCCACCGGCCTGGGCATGTTTCTGGGCCTGGCCTGGCCGGTGGGGCTGGCCTGCTTTGGCCTGTTCATGGCCGTGATCTCGATCTTCCGGATCGTGTCGCTCTCCAGCGTGGTGGCCGCCATCGGATTGCCGCTGTTGATGCTGCTCTCCGGCGGCAGCAGTGCCTATGTGGTGGTATCGCTCGTGGCCAGCTTGATGGTGCTCTGGCGCCATCGCAGCAACATCGAGCGGCTGCTGGCGGGCACCGAACCCAAGATCGGGCAGAAAGCCAAGGGCTGA
- a CDS encoding DUF3086 domain-containing protein, whose amino-acid sequence MESTAADAMPDDTELTPQAPEPEQAPAESSGETTTEPASTTGAEPAAAEANPVMELALKDLQERRDALQVEITALSSRKQQLETELKANFAGQSDAIARRVKGFQEYLGGALQDLVQSVENLELVVQPMVVQPSPLDQAPDNAAAPEKPGESTPPPAVADTFRPDEDLIRQTLERFLKQPDVYADPWNLRRSIDARDTALLEDWFFNQGGRGAQPSRGTRPRNILVSAALIAVIGELYGDQFQCLVLAGGPERLGEWRRGLQDALGLGREDFGPSSGIVLFERPEALVERADRLEERGEVPLILIDAAERSVSIPVLQFPLWLAFAAGPGERLDDDDLL is encoded by the coding sequence ATGGAGAGCACGGCAGCTGACGCAATGCCCGACGACACCGAGCTGACCCCCCAGGCGCCTGAACCGGAGCAGGCCCCGGCCGAATCCAGCGGCGAAACCACCACTGAACCCGCCAGCACCACCGGTGCCGAGCCAGCCGCGGCAGAGGCCAATCCCGTGATGGAGCTGGCCCTCAAGGATCTGCAGGAGCGCCGCGATGCCCTGCAGGTGGAGATCACCGCCCTCAGCTCCCGCAAACAGCAACTCGAGACCGAGCTGAAGGCCAATTTCGCCGGCCAGTCCGATGCCATTGCCCGCCGCGTGAAGGGCTTCCAGGAGTACCTGGGCGGCGCCCTGCAGGACCTGGTGCAGAGCGTGGAAAACCTGGAGCTGGTGGTGCAGCCGATGGTGGTGCAGCCCTCCCCCCTCGATCAGGCGCCAGACAACGCAGCGGCGCCGGAGAAGCCCGGAGAGAGCACTCCGCCTCCAGCGGTGGCCGACACCTTCCGCCCCGATGAAGACCTGATCCGCCAGACCCTGGAGCGCTTCCTCAAGCAGCCCGACGTCTACGCCGACCCCTGGAACCTGCGACGCAGCATCGACGCCCGCGACACGGCCCTGCTGGAGGACTGGTTCTTCAATCAGGGTGGACGCGGCGCCCAGCCCAGCCGCGGCACCCGGCCCCGCAACATCTTGGTGAGTGCGGCTCTGATCGCGGTGATCGGCGAGCTGTACGGCGATCAGTTCCAGTGCCTGGTGCTGGCCGGCGGCCCGGAACGGCTCGGCGAGTGGCGGCGCGGCCTGCAGGATGCTCTCGGCCTGGGCCGGGAAGACTTCGGTCCGAGCAGCGGAATCGTGCTGTTCGAGCGCCCGGAAGCCCTGGTGGAGCGGGCCGACCGGCTAGAGGAGCGGGGCGAAGTGCCGTTGATCCTGATCGACGCGGCCGAGCGCAGCGTCTCCATCCCTGTGCTTCAGTTCCCCCTCTGGCTGGCCTTCGCGGCCGGACCAGGTGAACGCCTCGACGACGACGACCTGCTGTGA
- a CDS encoding DUF3119 family protein: MSSTPAPVTLKPDVRLPLLVVALGLALLPLPLSPWPTLVVALFGLFLLIQSASLRLEFKEDALIVWQNGRELRRFPYDQWLSWRLFAPGLPGLFYFRETQSIHFLPILFSPKELREQLELRVGALEVPKDDLEEKTKAGEQ; the protein is encoded by the coding sequence ATGAGTTCAACCCCCGCCCCCGTCACCCTTAAGCCGGACGTTCGGCTGCCACTGCTGGTGGTGGCCCTTGGCCTGGCGCTGTTGCCGCTGCCGTTGTCCCCCTGGCCCACGCTGGTGGTGGCACTGTTCGGCCTGTTCCTGCTGATCCAGAGCGCAAGTCTTCGCTTGGAATTCAAAGAAGACGCTCTAATCGTGTGGCAGAACGGCCGCGAGCTAAGGCGTTTCCCCTACGACCAATGGTTGAGCTGGCGGCTGTTCGCCCCTGGGCTGCCAGGCCTGTTTTATTTCCGCGAGACCCAGAGCATTCACTTCCTGCCGATCCTGTTCAGCCCGAAGGAGCTGCGAGAACAGCTGGAACTGCGGGTTGGAGCACTGGAAGTACCGAAAGACGACCTCGAAGAGAAGACGAAAGCAGGCGAGCAATAG
- a CDS encoding ABC transporter permease, producing the protein MNTPRSIKRLGASLLIGGQAVAATLRGRIDRGELFEQMLDAGPGSVLIVLIISVAAGSVFNIQVAAELTRQGAGSTVGGILAIGLAREIAPLLTSCLLAGKVATAYAAQLGTMKVTEQIDAITMLRTDPVEYLVVPRMIAMVVMAPVQCFFFFLVAVWSGQLTSTALYNIPPAVFWTSVRTWMNPLDLPFMLVKALVFGLIIATVACGWGLTTRGGPKEVGTSTTGAVVMILILVALMDVVLTQVLFGA; encoded by the coding sequence ATGAACACGCCCCGTTCGATCAAACGCCTGGGCGCCAGCCTGCTGATCGGAGGCCAGGCCGTGGCCGCCACCCTGCGCGGCCGCATTGATCGGGGGGAGCTGTTTGAGCAAATGCTCGACGCTGGCCCGGGCAGCGTGCTGATCGTGCTGATCATCTCGGTGGCAGCCGGCTCGGTGTTCAACATTCAGGTGGCCGCGGAACTCACACGCCAGGGGGCGGGATCAACGGTGGGCGGCATCCTGGCGATCGGCCTAGCGCGGGAGATCGCCCCCCTGCTCACCTCCTGCCTGCTAGCGGGCAAGGTTGCCACCGCCTACGCCGCCCAGCTGGGCACAATGAAGGTGACTGAACAGATCGACGCGATCACGATGCTGCGCACCGATCCGGTGGAGTACCTGGTGGTGCCCCGGATGATCGCGATGGTGGTGATGGCTCCGGTGCAGTGCTTTTTCTTCTTCCTCGTGGCGGTGTGGTCGGGCCAACTCACCAGCACGGCCCTCTACAACATTCCGCCGGCGGTCTTCTGGACCTCGGTGCGCACCTGGATGAATCCGCTGGACCTGCCGTTCATGCTGGTGAAGGCCCTGGTGTTCGGACTGATCATCGCGACGGTGGCCTGCGGCTGGGGACTGACCACCCGCGGCGGCCCCAAGGAAGTGGGCACCAGCACCACCGGCGCGGTGGTGATGATCCTGATCCTGGTGGCCCTGATGGATGTCGTTCTTACCCAGGTGCTGTTCGGAGCATGA
- a CDS encoding MFS transporter: protein MLAYGLGDAGTGLAATQLGFYLFPFFICAAGLPAFIAGSLLTVSKVWDALNDPLIGWLSDHTRSRWGPRLPWILTAALPLGISLAAMWWVPPGNTVQRTIYYAVMAVLLMTAYTSVNLPYAALGTELTPDTAIRTRLNAARFTGSILAGLSGLIVASVVLTDGGGGYLAMGRITGSIAATTTLLCCWGLAPYAKRAQRPVPNNEPPMQQLKRVMANPRFRQVLGLYLLLWFGLQLMQVVALIWLVQVVHVPTNLSTWILLPFQIAALLGLQLWSNLCNRIGRVATLRWGAGLWISACLLSMLFPPLATDPSLLQLLPLVGLIALVGVGAATAYLIPWSLLPDAIDADPSKPAGLYTAWMVFGQKLIIGLTMSVFGSLLSLTGYISAKGGNCSGALSFIEQPDSALLAIRLCMGLIPAILVLLGLVVMRGWPDRGAHLQKAAG, encoded by the coding sequence ATGCTTGCTTACGGCCTGGGCGACGCCGGCACCGGACTTGCCGCCACCCAGCTGGGCTTCTATCTCTTCCCCTTTTTCATCTGCGCCGCGGGCTTGCCGGCCTTCATCGCCGGTTCCCTGCTCACGGTGAGCAAGGTCTGGGATGCCCTGAATGACCCGTTGATCGGCTGGCTCAGCGATCACACCCGCAGCCGCTGGGGCCCGCGCCTGCCCTGGATTCTGACGGCAGCCCTACCTCTGGGCATCAGCCTGGCGGCGATGTGGTGGGTGCCACCGGGCAACACGGTGCAGCGCACGATCTACTACGCCGTGATGGCGGTCTTACTGATGACCGCCTACACCAGCGTCAACCTGCCCTACGCCGCCCTGGGCACCGAGCTCACGCCCGACACCGCCATTCGCACCCGCCTCAATGCGGCACGGTTCACCGGCTCCATCCTGGCCGGCCTAAGCGGACTGATTGTGGCCTCGGTGGTGCTCACCGATGGGGGCGGGGGCTACCTGGCGATGGGCCGGATCACCGGCAGCATCGCTGCCACCACAACACTGCTCTGCTGCTGGGGGCTGGCCCCGTACGCCAAGCGGGCCCAACGGCCAGTGCCCAACAACGAGCCGCCGATGCAGCAGCTCAAACGAGTGATGGCCAACCCCCGCTTCCGCCAGGTGCTGGGGCTGTATCTGCTGCTCTGGTTCGGCCTGCAACTGATGCAGGTGGTGGCCTTGATCTGGCTGGTGCAGGTGGTGCATGTGCCCACCAACCTTTCCACCTGGATCCTGTTGCCTTTTCAGATCGCTGCCCTGCTGGGCCTTCAGCTCTGGAGCAACCTCTGCAACCGCATCGGACGGGTCGCCACCCTGCGCTGGGGCGCAGGGCTGTGGATCAGCGCCTGCCTGCTATCGATGCTATTCCCGCCACTGGCGACAGATCCCAGCCTGCTGCAGCTGTTGCCGCTGGTGGGGCTGATTGCCCTGGTGGGGGTAGGGGCCGCCACCGCCTATCTGATCCCTTGGTCGTTGCTGCCCGATGCGATCGACGCTGACCCGAGCAAACCCGCCGGGCTCTACACCGCCTGGATGGTGTTCGGCCAGAAGCTGATCATCGGCCTCACCATGTCGGTGTTCGGCAGCCTGCTCTCGCTCACGGGCTATATCTCCGCCAAGGGAGGCAACTGCAGCGGGGCGCTGAGTTTCATCGAACAGCCGGATTCAGCCCTGCTAGCAATCCGGCTCTGCATGGGCCTGATTCCCGCCATCCTTGTGCTGCTTGGTCTTGTGGTGATGCGAGGCTGGCCCGACCGTGGAGCCCACCTGCAGAAGGCCGCCGGATGA